In Amycolatopsis coloradensis, one genomic interval encodes:
- a CDS encoding MFS transporter: protein MTTRIGASSPPVSERRVVGNVLRGSIGNLVEWYDWYAYAAFTTYFAKSFFPTKDTTAAFLGTAAVFAVGFLMRPLGGWMLGRFADRFGRRSALVLSVTLMAAGSLMIALTPTYATIGIAAPILLLVARLIQGLSVGGEYSTSATYLSEVATPGKRGFYSSFQYVTLYGGQLLALGLQLLLQAILTEQQLTSWGWRIAFVVGALAAVVVMVLRRGMDESASFEETKASGTGKDAGDKGTLRALIKYPKEIALVVGLTLGGTVSFYTFATYSQKFMENTAGIPRRTVTLILFCAILVAAILQPFAGKLSDRIGRRPLLMFFGIAGTLLTVPIMTLMGGTKEPVLAFLLMLAGLVIVTGYTSINAIVKAELFPTKIRAIGVGLPYALTVAIFGGTAELIAQALKGAGHESVFFYYVAGCVLVSLIVYGTMRETSKTSELDKKKQPEPELVSGREG from the coding sequence ATGACAACCCGGATCGGCGCATCCTCGCCGCCCGTGAGCGAGAGGCGAGTCGTCGGCAACGTGCTGCGCGGCTCCATCGGCAACCTGGTCGAGTGGTACGACTGGTACGCCTACGCCGCTTTCACCACGTACTTCGCCAAGTCCTTCTTCCCCACCAAGGACACGACGGCGGCTTTCCTCGGTACCGCGGCGGTCTTCGCCGTCGGCTTCCTCATGCGACCGCTCGGCGGCTGGATGCTGGGCCGGTTCGCCGACCGCTTCGGGCGACGAAGCGCACTCGTGCTTTCCGTCACGTTGATGGCGGCGGGGTCGCTGATGATCGCGCTGACGCCGACCTACGCCACGATCGGGATCGCCGCGCCGATCCTGCTGCTGGTGGCCCGGCTCATCCAGGGGCTCTCGGTCGGCGGTGAGTATTCGACCTCCGCGACCTATCTGTCCGAAGTGGCCACTCCGGGCAAACGCGGCTTCTATTCCAGCTTCCAGTACGTCACGCTGTACGGCGGCCAGTTGCTGGCGCTGGGTCTCCAGCTGCTGCTGCAGGCCATCCTGACCGAACAGCAGCTGACCTCGTGGGGTTGGCGGATCGCCTTCGTCGTCGGCGCGCTCGCCGCCGTCGTGGTGATGGTCCTGCGCCGCGGGATGGACGAGTCGGCCAGCTTCGAGGAGACCAAGGCGTCCGGCACCGGCAAGGACGCGGGCGACAAGGGCACGCTGCGCGCGCTGATCAAGTACCCCAAGGAGATCGCGCTCGTCGTCGGCCTCACCCTCGGCGGCACGGTGTCGTTCTACACCTTCGCCACCTACAGCCAGAAGTTCATGGAGAACACCGCGGGTATCCCGCGCCGGACGGTCACGCTGATCCTGTTCTGCGCGATCCTCGTCGCCGCGATCCTTCAGCCGTTCGCGGGCAAGCTGTCCGACCGGATCGGCCGTCGCCCGCTGCTGATGTTCTTCGGGATCGCGGGCACCCTGCTGACCGTCCCGATCATGACGCTGATGGGCGGCACCAAGGAACCCGTGCTCGCCTTCCTGCTGATGCTGGCCGGACTGGTGATCGTCACCGGGTACACCTCGATCAACGCGATCGTGAAGGCCGAGCTGTTCCCGACGAAGATCCGCGCCATCGGCGTGGGTCTCCCCTACGCGCTCACCGTGGCGATCTTCGGCGGAACCGCCGAGCTCATCGCGCAGGCGCTGAAGGGCGCCGGTCACGAATCGGTGTTCTTCTACTACGTCGCGGGCTGTGTCCTGGTCTCCCTCATCGTGTACGGCACAATGCGGGAAACCTCGAAGACCTCGGAGCTGGACAAGAAGAAGCAGCCCGAGCCCGAGCTCGTGTCCGGCCGCGAAGGCTAG
- a CDS encoding response regulator transcription factor has protein sequence MAVRVLLVEDDAGVADALAEALQTRGHTVSHAIRGSDALHRHRAADVILLDLDLPDMHGLDVLRKVRQVSPVPVLVLTASGDERSVVRGLRLGADDYLTKPIRLAELLARMDAVVRRAAVSAAPQDGVVRIEDVEIDLGARRVLVGGNDIGLTAKEFAVLAVLAARPGTAVSRQQLMDEVWGDAYLAVSRSLDVHLTQLRAKLDRPGLLTTIRGFGYRLGRD, from the coding sequence GTGGCCGTGCGGGTGCTGCTCGTCGAGGACGACGCCGGTGTCGCCGACGCGCTCGCCGAGGCGCTGCAAACGCGCGGCCACACCGTCTCCCACGCGATCCGCGGCAGCGACGCGCTCCACCGGCATCGCGCGGCCGACGTGATCCTGCTGGATCTCGACCTGCCCGACATGCACGGGCTCGACGTGCTCAGGAAGGTCCGGCAGGTCTCGCCGGTGCCGGTGCTCGTGCTCACCGCGAGCGGGGACGAGCGGTCCGTGGTGCGCGGGCTGCGGCTCGGCGCCGACGACTACCTGACCAAACCCATCCGCCTGGCCGAACTGCTGGCGCGGATGGACGCGGTCGTGCGCCGCGCGGCCGTCTCCGCCGCACCACAGGACGGCGTCGTCCGTATCGAGGACGTCGAGATCGATCTCGGCGCGCGGCGCGTGCTGGTCGGCGGGAACGACATCGGGCTCACCGCCAAGGAGTTCGCCGTCCTGGCCGTGCTCGCCGCCCGGCCGGGCACGGCGGTGAGCCGCCAGCAGCTCATGGACGAGGTCTGGGGCGACGCGTACCTCGCCGTTTCCCGCTCCCTCGACGTGCACCTGACCCAGCTGCGCGCGAAGCTCGACAGGCCGGGACTGCTGACCACGATCCGCGGTTTCGGCTACCGGCTGGGCCGGGACTGA
- a CDS encoding HAMP domain-containing sensor histidine kinase produces MRTRLVVVLVALALTVVAAFAIPLFGSTAAQRTQQLVIARNADVDRFVVLAQQAVDAADPTALAVDAERYSSLYGEAVVVVDARGVPLVETGGMTAAEPVVRSLVEAALRNQPAKGPEQLSPWSADPVHFARPVGTGTRVAGVVVLRASVTTAAADVAARWAAIVAGAVLVAAVFVVLAVLLARWMVRPLHELETGVQAVTEGHRAQVPDRAGPRELRSLATSFNRMSDAVVEASEQQRRLVADASHQLRNPMAALRLRVDSLAAQVDGDGQRAYRATVAEVERLESLLDGLLALALAESAATRLAAGESGDEPCDLPAVLAERVDAWRPSAEDAGVNLAAAEGHDEPVPVRCTESELAQVLDVLLDNAVHYAGRGATITTGYETGDTTATVFVSDNGPGLSTEDRERATERFWRAGGDGAPRGTGLGLAIASQHVLARGGKLELREAKPHGLEVHVELPLATGETP; encoded by the coding sequence GTGCGCACCCGGCTGGTGGTCGTCCTCGTCGCGCTCGCGCTGACCGTGGTCGCCGCGTTCGCGATCCCCCTGTTCGGGTCGACCGCCGCGCAGCGCACGCAGCAGCTCGTGATCGCCCGCAACGCCGACGTCGACCGGTTCGTCGTCCTGGCGCAGCAGGCCGTCGACGCCGCCGACCCGACCGCGCTGGCGGTCGACGCCGAGCGGTATTCGTCGTTATACGGCGAAGCGGTCGTGGTGGTCGATGCCCGCGGGGTGCCGCTGGTCGAAACCGGCGGGATGACGGCCGCGGAACCAGTGGTCCGCTCGCTCGTCGAGGCCGCACTGCGCAATCAGCCCGCGAAGGGGCCAGAACAGCTGAGCCCGTGGTCGGCGGATCCGGTCCATTTCGCCCGTCCGGTGGGCACCGGGACCCGGGTGGCCGGCGTGGTGGTGCTTCGGGCGTCGGTGACCACGGCGGCGGCCGACGTCGCCGCCCGCTGGGCCGCGATCGTCGCGGGCGCGGTGCTGGTCGCGGCGGTGTTCGTGGTGCTCGCGGTACTGCTGGCCCGCTGGATGGTGCGGCCGCTGCACGAACTGGAGACCGGCGTGCAGGCGGTGACCGAAGGCCATCGCGCGCAGGTCCCCGACCGTGCCGGTCCCCGTGAGCTGCGTTCGCTCGCGACGTCGTTCAACCGGATGTCCGATGCCGTCGTCGAGGCGTCCGAACAGCAGCGGCGGCTGGTCGCGGACGCGTCGCACCAGCTGCGCAATCCCATGGCCGCCTTGCGGTTGCGCGTGGACTCGCTGGCCGCGCAGGTCGACGGGGACGGCCAGCGGGCCTACCGGGCGACCGTCGCGGAGGTCGAACGGCTGGAGTCCCTGCTCGACGGCCTGCTCGCGCTGGCGCTCGCGGAAAGCGCCGCGACCCGACTCGCCGCGGGTGAGTCCGGCGACGAACCCTGCGACCTCCCGGCCGTGCTGGCCGAACGGGTCGACGCGTGGCGTCCTTCGGCCGAAGACGCGGGAGTGAACCTCGCCGCGGCGGAAGGCCACGACGAACCTGTGCCGGTGCGGTGCACGGAAAGCGAGCTGGCCCAAGTCCTGGATGTCCTGCTGGACAACGCGGTGCACTACGCGGGACGCGGCGCGACGATCACCACCGGCTACGAAACCGGAGACACGACGGCCACGGTCTTCGTGTCCGACAACGGTCCCGGACTGTCCACAGAGGACCGCGAACGCGCGACCGAACGGTTCTGGCGCGCCGGTGGCGACGGCGCTCCGCGCGGAACGGGCCTCGGGCTCGCGATCGCGAGCCAGCACGTGCTCGCCCGGGGTGGGAAACTCGAACTGCGCGAAGCGAAACCACATGGGCTCGAAGTCCACGTCGAACTACCTCTCGCGACTGGGGAAACGCCGTGA
- a CDS encoding TAXI family TRAP transporter solute-binding subunit translates to MTVTRRTALLAGLATLAGCSTAGYRGPEREVVIAAGESGGFYLAFAELLAQQLNLAEPRLRATAVATEASVENLRRLRDGRADLGLVLGDVAESAFAGAEPFSVPIAFSAIGRVYENYHQLVVRADGGVRSLADLTGRPVAMGASGSGVAVFSTRLFARAEVPVKAKNLLLGEAINALAAHEVDALLWSGGIPTPALTELNRTTPITLLPLDAHLPALRAGHGPVYDQVLVPAQAYQGVGELRTIGVANLLLAAPSLPDDVAAAVTRVLAGHAADLVPAAAVGTQFLDVRTLIGTGKVPLHPGAASAYRALHG, encoded by the coding sequence GTGACCGTCACCAGGCGCACCGCTCTCCTGGCCGGGCTCGCGACGCTCGCGGGCTGCTCGACCGCGGGTTACCGGGGCCCGGAACGCGAGGTCGTCATCGCGGCGGGCGAGAGCGGCGGTTTCTACCTCGCCTTCGCGGAACTGCTGGCCCAACAGCTGAACCTGGCGGAACCGCGGCTGCGCGCGACGGCCGTCGCCACCGAGGCCAGCGTCGAGAACCTGCGGCGGTTGCGGGACGGCCGGGCGGATCTCGGACTCGTCCTCGGCGACGTCGCCGAGTCCGCTTTCGCCGGCGCGGAGCCGTTCTCCGTCCCGATCGCGTTCTCGGCCATCGGCCGTGTCTACGAGAACTACCACCAGCTCGTGGTCCGGGCGGACGGCGGGGTGCGCTCGCTCGCCGATCTGACCGGGCGGCCGGTGGCGATGGGCGCGAGCGGATCCGGCGTCGCGGTGTTCAGCACACGCCTGTTCGCCCGCGCCGAAGTCCCGGTGAAGGCTAAGAACCTGCTCTTGGGGGAAGCGATCAACGCGCTGGCGGCGCACGAGGTCGACGCGCTGCTCTGGTCCGGCGGGATCCCGACCCCCGCGCTCACCGAACTGAACCGGACCACTCCGATCACCCTCCTCCCGCTGGACGCTCATCTCCCCGCCCTGCGCGCGGGCCACGGCCCGGTGTACGACCAGGTCCTCGTGCCGGCGCAGGCCTATCAGGGGGTCGGTGAGCTGCGGACGATCGGCGTCGCGAACCTGCTGCTGGCGGCTCCTTCACTGCCCGATGACGTCGCGGCGGCGGTGACCCGGGTGCTGGCCGGGCACGCCGCCGATCTCGTCCCGGCGGCCGCGGTGGGAACCCAGTTCCTCGACGTCCGGACGCTGATCGGCACCGGCAAGGTGCCCCTGCATCCCGGAGCCGCCTCGGCCTACCGTGCCCTGCACGGGTGA
- a CDS encoding lipase — MSSRHTRVVRGSALIASLALAGGLATAAPAVAADQARLTAPALTGHYEVGTTDLHLVDPSRPDPWKPERRRELMVTVTYPADRFADGPRAPWLTPGISGVIDQALSGEDYLGLPVGSIDWASAKRRAEIGVPVALGAPKPVALFSPGFGGPRETYSAIVDDLASRGYVVVSLSHTYESAAVEFPGGRLETALPPGEGPEFMKKALDARVADSRFVLDQLAKITRGENPDAEKRHLPRGLGWSLGLSRVGAYGHSYGGFTAGETMVHDRRVDAGINLDGAMATAFGYPPGSAYVPGEVTKRGLDRPFLLMGAEGVDENGKPLEHTHRQPEFDRSWADFWANQRGWKRDLLLRGGSTHMAYSDLQVVVPQLGSRVAPEKREAVIGTIDPRRSLAAQRDYIGAFFDLHLKGRDRHLFEGESPRHPDIDFID; from the coding sequence GTGTCATCGAGACACACCAGGGTGGTGCGGGGTTCGGCGCTGATCGCGAGCCTCGCGCTCGCGGGCGGACTCGCCACGGCGGCCCCCGCCGTCGCGGCCGACCAGGCCAGACTCACCGCACCCGCCCTCACCGGCCACTACGAGGTCGGCACGACCGACCTCCATCTCGTCGACCCGTCCCGACCCGATCCGTGGAAACCGGAGCGGCGCCGGGAACTCATGGTCACCGTCACCTATCCGGCGGACCGGTTCGCCGACGGACCGCGCGCTCCGTGGCTCACGCCCGGCATCAGCGGTGTCATCGACCAAGCGTTGTCCGGCGAGGACTACCTCGGCCTCCCTGTCGGCTCCATCGACTGGGCGTCGGCGAAGCGGCGCGCCGAGATCGGCGTTCCCGTGGCGCTCGGCGCGCCCAAGCCGGTCGCGCTCTTCTCCCCCGGTTTCGGCGGGCCGCGGGAAACGTACTCGGCGATCGTCGACGATCTGGCCAGCCGCGGCTACGTCGTCGTCTCGCTCTCGCACACCTACGAGAGCGCCGCGGTCGAGTTCCCCGGCGGACGGCTCGAAACTGCTCTTCCGCCGGGCGAGGGACCCGAGTTCATGAAGAAGGCACTCGACGCCCGGGTCGCCGACAGCCGGTTCGTCCTCGACCAGCTGGCGAAGATCACCCGTGGCGAGAATCCCGACGCGGAGAAGCGGCATCTCCCCCGCGGCCTCGGCTGGTCACTCGGCCTGTCCCGGGTCGGTGCCTACGGGCACTCCTACGGCGGGTTCACCGCGGGCGAGACGATGGTCCACGACCGCCGTGTCGACGCGGGGATCAACCTCGACGGCGCCATGGCGACCGCGTTCGGCTACCCGCCGGGCAGTGCCTACGTGCCCGGCGAAGTCACGAAACGCGGTCTCGACCGGCCGTTCCTGCTGATGGGCGCCGAGGGCGTCGACGAGAACGGGAAGCCGCTGGAGCACACGCACCGGCAGCCCGAGTTCGATCGCAGCTGGGCGGACTTCTGGGCAAACCAGCGGGGCTGGAAGCGAGACCTGCTGCTGCGCGGCGGGAGCACGCATATGGCGTACAGCGATCTGCAGGTCGTGGTGCCGCAGCTCGGCTCGCGCGTGGCGCCGGAGAAGCGTGAGGCGGTCATCGGCACGATCGATCCCCGTCGTTCGCTGGCCGCGCAACGGGACTACATCGGCGCGTTCTTCGATCTGCACCTGAAGGGCCGTGACCGGCACCTGTTCGAGGGCGAGTCGCCGCGCCACCCGGATATCGATTTCATCGACTGA
- a CDS encoding thioesterase family protein has product MTEPRKPIVEMPLRVRYHECDGQGIVFNANYLAYVDMAMFEMEKALFGSHQEALARGVDIVVAESNLRYRAPCRYDDELVVAVYLNHLGTTSLVIDFEITRGGDLCTEVKTRYVFVDPKTLKKAAPPAPVREVYAALLPAQAD; this is encoded by the coding sequence GTGACGGAGCCACGGAAACCGATCGTCGAAATGCCGCTGCGCGTGCGCTACCACGAGTGCGACGGGCAGGGCATCGTGTTCAACGCCAACTACCTCGCCTACGTCGACATGGCCATGTTCGAAATGGAGAAAGCCCTCTTCGGCTCGCACCAGGAAGCGCTGGCCCGCGGCGTCGACATCGTCGTCGCCGAGTCCAACCTCCGCTACCGCGCGCCCTGCCGCTACGACGACGAACTGGTCGTGGCCGTGTACCTGAACCACCTCGGCACGACCTCGCTGGTCATCGACTTCGAGATCACCCGCGGCGGCGACCTGTGCACGGAAGTGAAGACCCGCTACGTCTTCGTCGACCCGAAGACGCTCAAGAAGGCGGCGCCACCCGCGCCGGTGCGCGAGGTGTACGCCGCCCTCCTGCCCGCTCAGGCGGACTGA
- a CDS encoding alkaline phosphatase D family protein, translating to MPSLPHPLSRRRFLGYGSAGAAAVLLGTGAWNAAGAMPLASGAGNPFTLGVASGDPLPGGVVLWTRLAPKPYEADGFGGMPRTPVRVEYEVSLDERFRAVIRRGSVVATPELGHSVHPEIHGLAPDHEYFYRFRTGGEISPVGRTRTAPVAWSSPRELNFAFASCQNWEAGHFTAYEHMAAEDLDLVVHLGDYLYESGVTGVGRGTPVGPQFKGETFDLARYRLQYALYKSEAPLMAAHAAFPWIHVNDDHEVENNWAGDISQIDKEPDQDRAVFRQRRAEAFQAMYEHLPYRIAQLPKGPDARLHRRLSYGTLADFTMLDTRQYRDDQPCGDGQSANCTERFDENRTLLGSEQRNWLLDGFSRSRARWQILGNQAPMGQTDTDAGEATNVYLDPWDGYVADRDRVLAAAQDRGVRNLVVITGDRHQNYAWDLKRDFADPDSPTVASEFVGTSITSGGNGADMTPGGENLLKANPHMKFFNSQRGYVRVNVNRQRWRSDFRVVPFVNTPGAPISTRASYVVEDRRPGVQSA from the coding sequence ATGCCTTCGCTCCCTCACCCCCTGTCGCGGCGTCGCTTCCTCGGATATGGCTCCGCCGGCGCGGCCGCAGTCCTGCTGGGGACCGGTGCCTGGAACGCCGCCGGCGCGATGCCGCTCGCCAGCGGTGCCGGTAACCCGTTCACCCTCGGAGTCGCGTCGGGTGACCCGTTGCCCGGCGGTGTCGTGCTCTGGACAAGGCTCGCGCCGAAGCCCTACGAGGCCGACGGCTTCGGCGGTATGCCGCGGACGCCGGTCCGCGTCGAGTACGAGGTGTCGCTGGACGAGCGCTTCCGCGCCGTGATCCGCCGGGGATCCGTGGTCGCCACGCCCGAACTCGGTCACTCCGTGCACCCGGAGATCCACGGCCTCGCACCGGACCACGAGTACTTCTACCGTTTCCGCACGGGCGGTGAGATCTCCCCGGTCGGGCGCACCCGGACGGCGCCGGTCGCGTGGTCGTCGCCGCGTGAGCTGAACTTCGCGTTCGCGTCCTGCCAGAACTGGGAGGCCGGGCATTTCACCGCGTACGAGCACATGGCGGCCGAGGACCTCGACCTGGTCGTGCACCTGGGCGACTACCTCTACGAAAGCGGCGTCACGGGCGTCGGCCGCGGAACGCCGGTGGGGCCGCAGTTCAAGGGCGAGACCTTCGACCTGGCCCGCTACCGGCTCCAGTACGCGCTCTACAAATCCGAAGCGCCGCTGATGGCCGCGCACGCCGCCTTCCCGTGGATCCACGTCAACGACGACCACGAGGTGGAGAACAACTGGGCGGGCGACATCTCGCAGATCGACAAGGAACCGGACCAGGACCGCGCGGTGTTCCGGCAGCGGCGGGCTGAGGCGTTCCAGGCGATGTACGAGCACCTGCCGTACCGCATCGCCCAGCTGCCGAAGGGCCCGGACGCGCGTCTGCACCGGCGGCTGAGCTACGGAACACTGGCCGACTTCACCATGCTGGACACCCGTCAGTACCGCGACGACCAGCCGTGCGGTGACGGCCAGTCGGCGAACTGCACGGAACGGTTCGACGAGAACCGCACCCTGCTCGGCTCGGAGCAGCGGAACTGGCTGCTCGACGGCTTCTCCCGGTCCCGTGCGCGGTGGCAGATCCTCGGCAACCAGGCGCCGATGGGCCAGACCGACACCGACGCGGGCGAGGCGACGAACGTCTACCTCGACCCGTGGGACGGCTACGTCGCCGACCGAGACCGCGTGCTCGCCGCCGCGCAGGACCGCGGGGTGCGGAACCTGGTGGTCATCACCGGCGACAGGCACCAGAACTACGCCTGGGACCTCAAGCGCGACTTCGCCGACCCGGATTCGCCCACCGTGGCGAGCGAGTTCGTCGGGACGTCGATCACCAGCGGTGGTAACGGCGCCGACATGACGCCCGGCGGTGAGAACCTGCTGAAGGCCAACCCGCACATGAAGTTCTTCAACAGCCAGCGCGGGTACGTCCGGGTCAACGTCAACCGGCAGCGCTGGCGGAGCGACTTCCGGGTGGTGCCGTTCGTCAACACCCCCGGCGCGCCGATCAGCACGCGCGCCAGCTACGTCGTCGAAGACCGTCGACCCGGCGTTCAGTCCGCCTGA
- a CDS encoding tRNA (cytidine(34)-2'-O)-methyltransferase — translation MFRILFYRPEIPPNTGNAIRLTANTGCELHLVEPLGFTLEDKQLRRAGLDYHDLARVHVHADLDAAWAALLPARVYAFSASATRLHTDVAYEPGDVLMFGPESAGLPAEIQESPQVTDRVRLPMLPSSRSLNLSNTAAISVYEAWRQNGFATP, via the coding sequence GTGTTCCGCATCCTGTTCTACCGCCCGGAAATCCCGCCCAACACGGGTAACGCGATCCGCTTGACCGCGAACACCGGCTGCGAGCTCCATCTGGTGGAGCCGCTCGGTTTCACGCTGGAGGACAAGCAGTTACGGCGCGCGGGGCTCGACTACCACGACCTCGCACGTGTCCACGTCCACGCGGATCTCGACGCCGCCTGGGCGGCGCTCCTCCCGGCGCGGGTCTACGCGTTCAGCGCTTCGGCGACGCGGCTGCACACCGACGTCGCGTACGAGCCCGGTGACGTCCTGATGTTCGGGCCGGAGTCGGCGGGGCTGCCCGCCGAGATCCAGGAATCCCCGCAGGTGACCGACCGGGTGCGGCTGCCGATGCTGCCGTCGAGCCGGTCTCTGAACCTCTCGAACACCGCTGCGATCAGCGTGTACGAGGCTTGGCGGCAGAACGGCTTCGCGACTCCCTGA
- a CDS encoding VWA domain-containing protein has protein sequence MSLTGFASPWWFLLLLAVAAVAVGYVLSQRARRKRTMRFANLELLEKVAPKSQGWVRHVPAILIVLSLLVLTVALAGPTAEQKVPRNRATVMLVIDTSLSMEATDVAPTRLKAAQESARSFAQNMTPGVNLGLISFAGTATVLVAPTTDRGGVVKAIDNLKLAQSTATGEGIFAALQSIESFSAIVGGAEGPPPARIVLMSDGKQTVPDDLYAPRGGYTAAQAAKQAQVPISSISFGTTHGSVDIDGKPQDVKVDDESLEEIARLSGGDFYKAASADELKRVYDDLGEQIGYELKDADASRPWVILGTLVLMIGAAASLFLGQRLP, from the coding sequence GTGAGCCTCACCGGATTCGCCTCGCCGTGGTGGTTCCTGCTGCTGCTGGCGGTCGCCGCGGTGGCCGTGGGCTACGTGCTTTCCCAGCGCGCGCGGCGCAAGCGCACCATGCGGTTCGCCAACCTGGAACTGCTGGAGAAGGTCGCGCCGAAGAGCCAGGGATGGGTGCGGCACGTTCCCGCCATCCTGATCGTGCTTTCGCTGCTGGTGCTCACCGTCGCGCTCGCGGGGCCGACGGCCGAGCAGAAGGTGCCCCGCAACCGGGCCACCGTGATGCTGGTGATCGACACCTCGCTGTCGATGGAGGCGACCGACGTCGCCCCGACCCGGCTGAAGGCGGCCCAGGAGTCGGCGCGTTCGTTCGCGCAGAACATGACCCCGGGGGTGAACCTCGGGCTGATCTCCTTCGCCGGGACGGCGACCGTGCTGGTCGCGCCGACCACCGATCGCGGCGGCGTGGTGAAGGCGATCGACAATCTCAAGCTGGCGCAGTCGACGGCCACCGGCGAAGGGATTTTCGCCGCGTTGCAGTCGATCGAGAGCTTTTCGGCGATCGTGGGCGGCGCGGAAGGCCCGCCGCCCGCACGCATCGTCCTGATGAGTGACGGCAAGCAGACAGTCCCGGACGACCTGTACGCCCCGCGAGGCGGCTACACGGCGGCGCAGGCGGCGAAGCAGGCTCAGGTGCCGATCTCGTCGATCTCGTTCGGCACCACACACGGTTCGGTCGACATCGACGGCAAACCGCAGGACGTGAAGGTCGACGACGAATCGCTGGAGGAGATCGCCCGGCTTTCGGGCGGCGACTTCTACAAGGCGGCGAGCGCGGACGAGCTGAAACGCGTGTACGACGACCTCGGCGAGCAGATCGGATACGAGCTCAAGGACGCCGACGCGAGCAGGCCTTGGGTGATTCTGGGGACGCTGGTGCTGATGATCGGTGCCGCGGCTTCGCTCTTCCTGGGGCAGCGACTGCCGTAG
- a CDS encoding DUF58 domain-containing protein — MEAGLRTLELDVRRRLDGLLQGNHLGLVPGPGSEPGEARPYQPGDDVRRMDWAVTARTTSPHIRETVADRELETWLVADVSASLDFGTALCEKRDLVVCATAAVAHLTGGGGNRIGALVSNGAGNITRIPARGGLPHARGLVRKIAETPRAEEGVRGDLAAALEKLRRPPRRRGLAVVISDFLGDTEWQRPLRALGGHHDLIAIEVLDPRDIDLPDVGTVVLADPETGKQREVHASALLRKEFGAAAHAHRQEVAAALRRAGAAHLVLRTDSDWIADMVRFVVARKRRWSGGVA; from the coding sequence ATGGAGGCGGGCCTGCGCACACTCGAACTCGACGTGCGCCGCCGCCTCGACGGTCTGCTGCAGGGAAACCATCTCGGCCTGGTGCCGGGGCCCGGTTCGGAACCGGGGGAGGCCCGGCCGTACCAGCCCGGTGACGACGTCCGCCGGATGGACTGGGCGGTCACCGCGCGGACGACGAGCCCGCATATCCGGGAGACCGTCGCCGACCGTGAGCTGGAGACGTGGCTGGTGGCGGACGTGTCCGCGAGCCTCGACTTCGGCACCGCGCTGTGCGAGAAGCGAGACCTGGTCGTCTGCGCGACGGCCGCGGTCGCCCATCTGACCGGCGGTGGCGGCAACCGGATCGGTGCGCTCGTCTCCAACGGGGCGGGCAACATCACGCGAATTCCGGCGCGTGGCGGCCTCCCGCACGCGCGAGGGCTGGTCCGCAAGATCGCCGAGACCCCGCGCGCCGAGGAAGGTGTCCGCGGGGATCTCGCCGCGGCACTGGAAAAACTGCGCCGTCCGCCCCGCCGTCGCGGGCTCGCCGTCGTGATCTCCGACTTCCTCGGCGACACCGAATGGCAGCGGCCGTTGCGCGCGCTCGGCGGGCACCACGACCTCATCGCCATCGAAGTCCTCGACCCGCGCGACATCGACCTGCCCGACGTGGGCACCGTCGTGCTGGCCGACCCGGAGACAGGGAAACAGCGCGAAGTGCACGCTTCGGCCTTGCTGCGCAAGGAATTCGGCGCCGCGGCGCACGCTCACCGGCAGGAGGTCGCGGCCGCGCTGCGCCGGGCCGGTGCCGCGCATCTGGTGCTGCGCACCGATTCGGACTGGATCGCGGACATGGTCCGGTTCGTGGTGGCCCGCAAGCGCCGCTGGTCCGGTGGTGTCGCGTGA